From a single Miscanthus floridulus cultivar M001 chromosome 8, ASM1932011v1, whole genome shotgun sequence genomic region:
- the LOC136477918 gene encoding protein PHOTOPERIOD-INDEPENDENT EARLY FLOWERING 1-like isoform X5, giving the protein MASKGPRSKLDHETRARRQKALEAPREPRRPKVHWDHVLAEMVWLAKEFDSERKWKLSMAKKIAQRANKSIVDQATKGERKQKEEEHRMRKVALNMSKDVKKFWIKIEKLVFYKHQLEVEERKKKALDKQLDFLLGQTERYSTMLAENLVDMPYSQNLENGTSQINQPSHQEEVAEENINAAIPDDLDNMEVDDDYESSLDEEPEDDEQTIDVDEAQITEAERNEELAALEAEADLPLDVILKMYTKTKDSSNQANGCDHEPAHSSSDDGNSSEEVDDGQSYAEFVKKSHGKSNGNISSINDQEDEDYIAAEEVKDDETTLSEEEELAKKEDPDHLEEIKLLQKESEIPLEELLAMYRKDGCADHETAELENSPHFIEEVNTDMSLDDQSVNILEAKSDIFVDHLSRDVLETEHKALQSEIDVVETEQEALQSEIASEPCAQQNFVEENNLTDVKAVHGDKSDDVIADAAAAARSAQPTGNTFLTTKVRTKFPFLLKHSLREYQHIGLDWLVAMYEKRLNGILADEMGLGKTIMTISLLAHLACEKGIWGPHLIVVPTSVMLNWETEFLKWCPAFKILTYFGSAKERKQKRQGWMKPNYFHVCITTYRLVIQDSKVFKRKKWKYLILDEAHLIKNWKSQRWQTLLNFNSKRRILLTGTPLQNDLMELWSLMHFLMPHVFQSHQEFKDWFCNPISGMVEGQDKVNKEVIDRLHNVLRPFILRRLKRDVEKQLPRKHEHVIYCRLSRRQRNLYEDFIATSETQATLASGNYFGMISIIMQLRKVCNHPDLFEGRPIISSFDMAGINMQLSYSVCMLLDKSPFSQVDLSDMNFVFTQNEFSMSSWEADEVISAFPSSITSRNCDLDIFCSNKDHQGSNLTNIFEDIQKALQEERIKESRERAASIAWWNRVRCQKRPVYGTNTRHVLTVNHPVSNILDKRNNPLCHMDYSSSLADLVLPSVERFQKMLDVVESFTFAIPAARAPPPVCWCSKGKPPVFIDPEYREKCMNKFSPTLSPIRSAIVRRQVYFPDRRLIQFDCGKLQELAILLRRLKLEGHRALIFTQMTKMLDVLEEFINLYGYTYLRLDGSTPPEERQTLMQRFNTNPKFFLFILSTRSGGVGINLVGADTVIFYDSDWNPAMDLQAQDRCHRIGQTREVHIYRLISESTIEENILKKANQKRALDDLVIQRGSYNTEFFKKLDPMEFFSGHTSLHAEDQEKNCSTTAGASNDVDLALSNADVEAAIRQAEDEVDYMALKKLEEEEAVDNQEFSEEVAGRPEEDELVNEEDGKPDEHINEEHKYNSSDVEKEKHITLSTKRLNDEKALTLAVGDEDTDILADVKQMAAAAAAAGQASSSFENQLRPIDRYAMRFMELWDPVIDKAAVNHQVNVEEEEWELDRIEKLKEDLEAEIDEDQEPLSYESWDVDFATTAYRQHVEALTQKQLLEEQERQAQEAAKELEEKNDNMSSHRRKSKKNKKKTGKFKSLKRVRLSSESEVVLEETSVDTMSIDDNAPSPELISDESPHHYSNKRKKIMSATEEDSNSRSLKKFKKTTKSSFISEALSPRLKEDLNDSDPKSMARTKSDGRISIPCMPVKRVIVIKPERLKRKGIWSRDCASDSWTSEEDAVLCGTVHEYGPLWELASDFLHSLPGGSYRGRYHHPVHCCERYRELFCKHAISATDNSNSEKVPSGTGKAILRVSEDQAQMLVNVTSELPNNELLLQKHFMAVISSVWRSKCRRDPCCFMNTYSTALHMFSPVKKPGGSSENWPMVNFRPSFNLVRKALADAQAKSTLMVIPPPSRNQEYRRNYLELELDFLKHQHAYEEDFPSVINVSILEPEPSKQAPEPVEQSLLSGLSCRQAENRLRIASEACYDGDSSHWASSAFHVNDATRHKSGSKSIGKHKAASESGRPTKSKVQKITESHQEGPTVMSNFLRMPAQLLPSTADFHISDSLSEFGISDSEFHYSEDLLQEVDDLEFFPDQGDSGLLPGIEELEPLSDFTDIG; this is encoded by the exons ATGGCATCAAAAGGTCCCCGGTCAAAGCTAGACCATGAGACAAGAGCTAGGCGTCAAAAG GCTCTTGAAGCTCCAAGGGAGCCTCGACGGCCAAAAGTTCACTGGGACCATGTCCTTGCTGAGATGGTGTGGCTGGCAAAG GAGTTTGATTCTGAGAGAAAATGGAAGTTGTCCATGGCCAAAAAGATTGCTCAAAGAGCAAATAAGAGCATAGTTGACCAAGCAACAAAGGGCGAGAGAAAACAGAAG GAGGAAGAACACAGAATGCGAAAAGTTGCCCTTAATATGTCAAAGGATGTGAAGAAGTTCTGGATTAAAATAGAAAAGCTG GTATTTTATAAGCATCAACTGGAGGTTGaggagagaaagaagaaggcacttgatAAGCAACTTGATTTCCTTTTAGGTCAGACTGAAAG GTATTCGACAATGTTGGCGGAAAACCTTGTGGACATGCCCTATTCCCAAAACCTAGAAAACGGGACTTCGCAGATAAACCAACCATCCCATCAAGAAGAAGTAGCAGAAGAGAACATAAATGCAGCCATTCctgatgatcttg ATAATATGGAAGTCGATGATGATTATGAGAGCTCCTTGGATGAAGAGCCA GAAGATGATGAGCAGACAATCGATGTGGATGAAGCTCAGATCACCGAAGCTGAGCGGAATGAAGAACTAGCTGCTTTAGAGGCAGAAGCTGACCTACCACTGGATGTTATTCTCAAGATGTATACCAAAACCAAAG ATTCTTCGAACCAGGCTAATGGCTGTGATCATGAACCTGCTCACTCTTCAAGTGACGATGGCAATTCTTCTGAGGAagtggatgatggtcaatcttatGCTGAGTTTGTGAAGAAAAGTCAT GGTAAAAGTAACGGAAATATTTCTTCTATCAATGATCAG GAGGACGAAGATTACATTGCTGCTGAAGAAGTAAAG GATGACGAAACAACTTTGTCTGAAGAGGAAGAATTGGCAAAGAAAGAAGATCCTGATCATCTGGAAGAG ATTAAGTTACTGCAGAAGGAGAGTGAGATACCACTAGAAGAACTTCTCGCGATGTACCGAAAG GATGGCTGTGCAGATCATGAAACAGCGGAGTTGGAGAATTCACCCCATTTTATTGAAGAGGTCAATACTGACATGTCTTTGGATGATCAATCTGTGAACATTTTGGAAGCGAAAAGTGATATATTTGTGGATCACCTATCCAGGGATGTGCTGGAAACTGAGCACAAGGCTCTACAATCAGAAATCGACGTGGTGGAAACTGAGCAGGAGGCTCTACAATCAGAAATCgcatcagagccttgtgctcaacAAAATTTTGTGGAAGAGAATAATCTCACTGATGTTAAGGCAGTCCATGGAGATAAGAGTGATGATGTAATTGCTGATGCTGCAGCTGCTGCAAGATCAGCACAACCAACTGGCAACACCTTCTTGACTACAAAAGTGCGCACGAAATTCCCATTCCTTCTTAAGCATTCTCTTCGTGAATACCAGCATATAGGGCTGGATTGGTTGGTTGCTATGTATGAGAAGAGGCTTAATGGAATTCTAGCAGACGAAATGGGTTTAGGCAAGACAATCATGACTATCTCCTTGCTTGCACACCTTGCGTGTGAGAAGGGGATATGGGGTCCTCATCTTATTGTCGTGCCGACTAGTGTTATGCTAAATTGGGAGACTGAATTTCTTAAGTGGTGTCCTGCTTTTAAAATACTGACTTATTTTGGAAGTGCAAAGGAGAGAAAGCAGAAACGTCAGGGCTGGATGAAACCAAATTACTTCCATGTTTGCATCACAACATATAGGCTTGTCATTCAGGACTCTAAAGTGTTTAAGCGAAAAAAGTGGAAGTATCTTATTCTTGATGAGGCTCATCTGATAAAGAACTGGAAATCACAGCGTTGGCAGACTTTGCTCAACTTTAATTCAAAGAGACGTATTCTTCTGACTGGAACTCCACTGCAAAATGACCTTATGGAACTTTGGTCCCTCATGCATTTTCTGATGCCTCATGTATTTCAGTCTCATCAGGAGTTCAAGGATTGGTTCTGCAATCCAATTTCTGGGATGGTGGAAGGCCAAGATAAAGTAAACAAAGAAGTTATAGATCGATTGCACAATGTCCTTCGTCCATTTATACTGCGTCGACTGAAAAGGGATGTTGAGAAACAGTTACCAAGGAAGCATGAGCATGTCATATATTGCCGACTTTCTAGAAGGCAAAGGAACTTGTATGAAGATTTTATCGCTACCTCAGAGACACAAGCAACACTGGCAAGTGGGAATTATTTTGGCATGATAAGCATCATTATGCAACTTAGAAAGGTCTGTAACCATCCAGATCTTTTTGAAGGTCGCCCAATAATAAGCTCATTTGATATGGCTGGGATTAACATGCAGCTCAGCTATTCAGTCTGCATGCTCCTTGATAAGAGTCCATTTTCTCAGGTGGACCTGTCTGATATGAATTTTGTGTTTACTCAAAATGAATTTAGCATGAGTTCCTGGGAAGCTGACGAGGTCATCTCTGCCTTTCCTTCAAGTATCACCTCCAGGAATTGTGACTTGGATATTTTTTGCTCTAATAAGGATCATCAGGGAAGTAATTTGACAAACATTTTTGAAGATATTCAGAAAGCCCTACAGGAGGAGAGAATAAAGGAATCCAGAGAAAGGGCAGCTTCCATTGCATGGTGGAATAGAGTTAGATGCCAAAAGAGGCCTGTCTATGGCACAAACACGAGACATGTTTTGACTGTAAATCATCCTGTATCAAATATTCTTGATAAGAGGAACAACCCTTTGTGCCACATGGACTATTCATCAAGCCTTGCAGATCTTGTTCTTCCATCTGTGGAACGCTTTCAGAAAATGCTTGATGTTGTTGAATCATTTACATTCGCAATTCCTGCTGCTCGAGCTCCTCCACCTGTTTGCTGGTGCAGCAAAGGAAAGCCTCCTGTTTTTATTGATCCGGAATATAGAGAAAAATGCATGAACAAGTTTTCTCCCACTCTGTCTCCTATAAGGTCTGCTATTGTTCGTCGTCAAGTCTACTTTCCTGATAGGCGTTTGATCCAGTTTGATTGTGGGAAGTTGCAGGAACTTGCAATTCTGTTAAGGCGTTTGAAGTTAGAAGGGCACAGGGCCTTGATATTTACTCAGATGACTAAGATGCTTGACGTCTTGGAAGAGTTCATAAATTTATATGGGTATACATATTTACGTTTAGATGGTTCTACTCCCCCAGAAGAGAGGCAGACTCTGATGCAGAGGTTCAACACAAACCCAAAGTTTTTCCTTTTCATTTTGTCCACTCGTAGTGGTGGTGTGGGAATCAACCTTGTAGGTGCAGACACTGTCATCTTCTATGACAGTGACTGGAACCCTGCAATGGACCTACAAGCACAGGACAGATGCCACAGGATTGGTCAGACTCGTGAAGTTCACATATATAGACTCATTAGTGAAAGCACTATAGAGGAGAACATTCTCAAGAAAGCAAATCAGAAACGAGCTCTTGATGATTTAGTGATACAACGTGGTAGCTACAATACGGAATTCTTCAAGAAACTTGATCCTATGGAGTTCTTTTCCGGGCACACGTCTCTCCATGCGGAAGATCAGGAGAAGAATTGCTCTACAACCGCGGGAGCTTCAAATGATGTGGATCTGGCTCTGTCAAATGCAGATGTTGAAGCAGCTATTAGACAGGCAGAAGATGAAGTTGACTATATGGCTCTCAAGAAGCTGGAGGAGGAAGAAGCCGTGGACAATCAAGAATTCAGTGaggaggttgctggcagaccagagGAGGATGAATTGGTTAATGAGGAGGATGGAAAACCTGATGAGCACATTAATGAAGAACACAAATACAACTCTTCTGATGTAGAGAAGGAGAAGCACATAACTTTGTCTACCAAgcgattgaatgatgaaaaggcTCTTACATTGGCTGTTGGTGATGAAGATACTGACATACTTGCTGATGTGAAACAGATGGCAgctgcagcagctgcagcagggcAAGCAAGTTCATCTTTTGAGAAccagctccggccaattgatagATATGCAATGCGCTTTATGGAACTCTGGGATCCAGTAATTGACAAAGCTGCTGTGAATCATCAAGTAAATGTTGAGGAGGAAGAATGGGAGCTTGATCGTattgaaaaactcaaagaggatTTGGAAGcagaaattgatgaagaccaagaACCACTGTCTTATGAAT CATGGGATGTTGATTTTGCTACAACAGCCTATCGGCAACATGTTGAGGCTTTAACTCAAAAGCAG TTGTTGGAAGAACAGGAAAGACAGGCTCAGGAAGCAGCAAAAGAGTTGGAGGAGAAGAATGATAATATGAG CAGTCACCGCAGAAAGTcaaaaaagaacaaaaagaagACAGGCAAATTCAAGTCCCTGAAAAGAGTGCGTTTGTCGTCTGAATCAGAAGTCGTACTGGAGGAAACCTCTGTAGATACAATGAGCATTGATGACAATGCACCCTCACCTGAGCTTATAAGTGATGAATCGCCACACCATTATTCTAACAAGCGTAAGAAGATTATGTCTGCTACTGAGGAAGATAGTAACAGCAGAAGTTTAAAGAAGTTTAAGAAAACTACTAAGTCAAGTTTTATTTCtgaagccttgtcacctaggctGAAGGAGGACCTTAATGATTCAGATCCAAAATCAATGGCTAGAACTAAAAGTGATGGCAGAATTTCCATCCCTTGCATGCCAGTAAAACGTGTTATTGTAATAAAGCCTGAGAGATTGAAAAGGAAGGGAATATGGTCTCGAGATTGTGCTTCAGACTCATGGACATCTGAGGAAGATGCAGTTCTTTGTGGAACTGTGCATGAGTATGGTCCTCTTTGGGAATTGGCAAGTGATTTTCTTCATTCCTTGCCAGGTGGGTCCTATAGGGGAAGATATCATCATCCTGTGCATTGCTGTGAGAGATACAGAGAACTGTTCTGCAAACATGCAATATCAGCAACAGATAATTCTAACAGTGAAAAGGTTCCTTCTGGGACTGGAAAGGCTATACTTAGAGTATCCGAG GATCAAGCTCAGATGTTGGTGAATGTGACCAGTGAACTTCCTAACAATGAATTGCTTCTCCAGAAACACTTCATGGCTGTAATTTCGTCTGTCTGGAGATCAAAATGTCGCCGTGATCCCTGCTGTTTTATGAATACTTACTCTActgcattacatatgttttctCCTGTGAAGAAGCCTGGTGGATCAAGTGAGAACTGGCCCATGGTAAACTTTAGACCAAGCTTCAATCTAGTTAGGAAAGCCCTTGCAGATGCTCAGGCTAAGTCTACACTAATGGTGATTCCACCACCGTCAAGAAATCAGGAATACCGGCGGAATTATTTAGAATTAGAGTTAGATTTCTTGAAACATCAACATGCTTATGAGGAAGACTTCCCATCTGTAATAAATGTGTCCATACTGGAACCAGAACCATCCAAACAGGCTCCAGAGCCAGTGGAACAATCGTTATTGTCTGGACTTTCTTGCAGACAAGCTGAGAACCGACTCAG GATAGCATCAGAAGCTTGTTATGATGGTGATAGTTCTCATTGGGCATCATCAGCTTTCCACGTGAATGATGCCACCCGCCATAAATCTGGTTCAAAGTCCATAGGAAAGCACAAAGCAGCATCGGAATCTGGTAGACCTACCAAATCCAAAGTCCAGAAGATTACTGAATCGCATCAGGAAGGGCCAACTGTCATGAGTAATTTTCTCCGTATGCCTGCTCAACTATTGCCAAGTACAGCTGACTTCCACATTAGTGACTCCCTATCTGAATTTGGTATCAGCGATTCTGAATTCCACTACTCCGAGGATCTCTTGCAAGAGGTCGACGATCTTGAGTTCTTCCCAGATCAGGGTGACTCTGGTCTCCTTCCTGGTATTGAAGAGTTAGAACCTCTTTCAGATTTCACAGATATCGGATGA